The DNA segment CAAAAACCCCAAATCGTTTGAGCATATAGACCCTGAGGCTGTCGGAAACGCAAGAAGACTTCTTATGAGTGAAGTTGCCGGAAGAGCAACAATTTTAAGGCGGATTCAACGGTATGCACCTCATCTCGACAAAGAGGCTCCACAGACAAAACAGATTATGGAGACTTTAAAACTTATGGAGATGGATGGATACCAGTTTGAAGGAGCAGAGAGCTCGTTTGAGCTGATTATTGCCAAAAATTTAGGAAAGTACAAACCTTACTTTATTTTAGACCACTATAAAACTTTTGGGGAGAGACCTCTTGGAAGTAATCCTGATGAGGGGCATACTGCAGTTGTGAAAGTAAGTGTTGACGGTAAAACCGCAATAGATGTCGCCCAGGGAGATGGACCTGTACACGCTTTAGATAACGCGCTTAGGAAAGTCTTAGGAGATTTTTATCCGATATTATCGACAATCCACTTAACCGATTATAAAGTTAGAGTCCTTGATTCCCAACAGGCATCGGCTGCCAAAGTAAGGGTTTTAATTGAGACCAGCGACCGTGAAAACTCTTGGTCAACGGTAGGGGTTTCAACCGACATTATTGAAGCAAGTTGGATGGCTTTGGTCGATTCAATTGAATATAAACTGATGAAGGAGGGGATAAGTCCTCCTCAAGGAGCAGATGTATGAGTATGACTATGAGTCAGAAAATCTTAGCCAGCTGCGCTAAGGTTGAAAAAGTCGAAGCAGGACAGTTAATAATGGCTGATTTAGATTTAGTTCTAGGTAACGATATTACCGCTCCGGTAGCGATAAAAGAGTTTGCAAAATTTGGGGTAAAAGATGTTTTTGATAACAAAAAGGTAGCTTTGGTACCCGACCACTTTACTCCCAACAAAGATATAAAAGCTGCCCAGCAGTGCAAAATCTTAAGAGAATTTGCCCATGAAAAAGAGATTGAAAACTACTTTGAAATAGGGCAAATGGGGATAGAACATGCTCTGCTACCCGAGCAGGGGTTGGTTAATGCCGGTGATTTAATAATCGGAGCCGACAGTCATACCTGCACTTACGGAGCTCTGGGAGCTTTTTCAACCGGAGTTGGTTCAACCGACATGGCTGCTGCGATGGCCAGCGGAAAGGGGTGGTTTAAAGTTCCCTCAGCCCTGAAATTTAATTTGACGGGAAAACTCTCAAAATGGGTCTCCGGTAAAGATGTAATTCTCCATATAATCGGAATGATCGGAGTAGACGGGGCTCTCTACAAATCGATGGAATTCTGTGGTGAAGGGGTGAAAAATCTCTCAATCGACGACCGTTTCACAATCTGTAACATGGCTATTGAAGCCGGTGCCAAAAATGGGATATTCGGAGTCGATGAGATCACCTTAGAATATCTTAAAGAGCACCATAAAGGGACACCCAAAATTTTTGAAGCCGACAGTGATGCAGTTTACGAGAAAGTTTATGAGATTGATTTATCAAAAATAAGGCCGACAGTAGCCTATCCCCATCTTCCTGAAAATACAAAAACTATTGACGAGGTTGAAAAAATAGAGATAGACCAAGTTGTTATCGGATCCTGTACAAACGGACGGATAAGTGATTTGAGGGTAGCCGCAAAAATACTGAAAAACAAAAAAGTGAATCCAAAGGTGAGAACAATCATATTTCCCGCAACTCAAAAAATCTATTTACAGGCCCTTAAAGAGGGATTGTTGGAGATTTTTGTCGAAGCGGGAGCAGTGGTGAGTACCCCCACCTGCGGTCCCTGCTTAGGCGGTCATATGGGAATACTAGCCGATAAAGAGCGGGCTGTGGCAACCACAAACCGAAACTTTGTGGGAAGAATGGGTCATCCCGGCAGCGAAGTCTATTTAGCCAGTCCGGCAGTAGCTGCGGCAAGCGCCCTGACAGGGTATATAACAAATCCGGAAACAGTTTAAGGAGGAGCCGATGAAAGTTAAAGGGAAAGTTTTCAGATATTTAGATAATGTGGATACCGATGTAATAATTCCGGCTCGCTATTTAAATACCAGCGATCCAAAAGAGCTGGCCAGCCATTGCATGGAAGATATCGATGCCGATTTTATAAAAAATGTTAAAGAGGGCGATATAATCGTTGCCCAGAAAAACTTCGGGTGCGGCTCTTCCCGGGAGCATGCCCCCCTGGCAATAAAGAGCGCCGGAATCAGCTGCGTTATTGCGGCTTCATTTGCCCGTATTTTTTATCGCAACTCAATCAACATAGGGCTTCCGATTTTAGAGTGTGAAGAGGCTGTCAAAGGAATAAAGAGCGGCGATATTGTCTCTGTCGATTTTGAGAGCGGGAAAATTACAAATGAGACAACCAAAGAGAGTTACTATGCCCAGCCGTTTCCTCCGTTTATTCAAAAGATGATTGAAGCTGAAGGCTTGGTAAACTACATGGCTCAGGAGATACAAAAATGAGAATGAAAATAGCCGTTGTTGCCGGTGACGGAATCGGTCCCGATATTACCAGTGAAGCAATCAAAGTTCTCGACACCGTTGCATTAAAATATAACCATAAACTCGATTACTCCTTTTACCTTGCGGGCGGGATAGCATTGGACAGTGTGGGAGTACCTCTTCCCGCATCAACTTTAGAGGGGTGTAAAGATGCCGAGGCTCTCCT comes from the Dehalococcoidales bacterium genome and includes:
- a CDS encoding alpha-isopropylmalate synthase regulatory domain-containing protein, with the translated sequence EVLGAESLSKLFSTSRSVAEIANVSVHKGTPYIGKSAFAHKGGMHIDGIAKNPKSFEHIDPEAVGNARRLLMSEVAGRATILRRIQRYAPHLDKEAPQTKQIMETLKLMEMDGYQFEGAESSFELIIAKNLGKYKPYFILDHYKTFGERPLGSNPDEGHTAVVKVSVDGKTAIDVAQGDGPVHALDNALRKVLGDFYPILSTIHLTDYKVRVLDSQQASAAKVRVLIETSDRENSWSTVGVSTDIIEASWMALVDSIEYKLMKEGISPPQGADV
- the leuC gene encoding 3-isopropylmalate dehydratase large subunit, with the translated sequence MSMTMSQKILASCAKVEKVEAGQLIMADLDLVLGNDITAPVAIKEFAKFGVKDVFDNKKVALVPDHFTPNKDIKAAQQCKILREFAHEKEIENYFEIGQMGIEHALLPEQGLVNAGDLIIGADSHTCTYGALGAFSTGVGSTDMAAAMASGKGWFKVPSALKFNLTGKLSKWVSGKDVILHIIGMIGVDGALYKSMEFCGEGVKNLSIDDRFTICNMAIEAGAKNGIFGVDEITLEYLKEHHKGTPKIFEADSDAVYEKVYEIDLSKIRPTVAYPHLPENTKTIDEVEKIEIDQVVIGSCTNGRISDLRVAAKILKNKKVNPKVRTIIFPATQKIYLQALKEGLLEIFVEAGAVVSTPTCGPCLGGHMGILADKERAVATTNRNFVGRMGHPGSEVYLASPAVAAASALTGYITNPETV
- the leuD gene encoding 3-isopropylmalate dehydratase small subunit produces the protein MKVKGKVFRYLDNVDTDVIIPARYLNTSDPKELASHCMEDIDADFIKNVKEGDIIVAQKNFGCGSSREHAPLAIKSAGISCVIAASFARIFYRNSINIGLPILECEEAVKGIKSGDIVSVDFESGKITNETTKESYYAQPFPPFIQKMIEAEGLVNYMAQEIQK